A genomic segment from Desulfonatronum lacustre DSM 10312 encodes:
- a CDS encoding SLC13 family permease, producing MDIFLLTTIIAAALVVFIAGWLRVDLVGLLVLSALALTGLVSPQDALAGFSSPAVVTVWAMFILSAGLTRTGVAHQLGKPLQHFAKGSEAVLIIALMVAASLLSALINTVTVAAILLPATMELARRSGRPPSRLLMPLALGCLLGGPFTGISTPPNILATDALRNAGYAPFALLDFTPITAAIVAAGIIFVVLIGRRMLPTHKPGPSATGQRGRSSGASYEMDSHVFSITIPADSPLDGRTLAESRIGSALYLTVVALQRKGMLMLAPRATDVLEAGDTVIVHGQPEQLQRFHGDQHLRVEPLGHLDALFCERTAIVEGHVGEQSPLVGTTLAQSGLRREHLVQVLRVRTVEGRTLRHPQYHRFTPGDRLLLQGEREPLDKLVQNGIITDPIPIQTGPLRNLREASNESSGELRSVLPGGKVHFLAVRVPEGSVLAGRDLMDSRLGNAFGLTVVSILRDDAMVCMPAASEIVRPGDLLVLQGTERDLELLQGLQELTIAEQDSELLAELESQQVAVTEVLLSPRTSLAGKTLADLMFRDQYGVSVLAVWRKGRAHRTGLQDLPLQFGDALLVHGPRRSLEAIARNPDFLVLDQSAAQAPRLEKAPIAATIMLSVVLSAIFGLLPIAIAALVGSTLMVLLKCISMDEAYRAIEWKVVFLIACMLPLGVAVENTGAAQMGAEALLAVVGDLGPRWVVAALFLATVLGTQVIPTAALVVLMAPVALTTAETLAISPQLLMMTVAMSASSSYASPLSHPAHLLVMSPGGYRFVDYLKLGVPLTIISMLVCVWLLPVFFPA from the coding sequence ATGGATATCTTTCTTCTGACGACGATCATCGCGGCGGCCCTGGTGGTGTTCATCGCTGGATGGCTGCGGGTGGACCTGGTGGGACTGCTGGTGCTGTCCGCCCTGGCCCTGACCGGTCTCGTCTCCCCGCAAGACGCTCTGGCCGGCTTCAGCAGTCCGGCCGTGGTCACGGTTTGGGCCATGTTCATTCTGTCCGCCGGGCTGACCCGCACCGGAGTGGCCCATCAACTGGGCAAGCCGCTGCAACACTTCGCCAAAGGCAGCGAGGCCGTTTTGATCATCGCCCTGATGGTGGCCGCAAGCCTGCTTTCCGCCCTGATCAACACGGTCACCGTGGCCGCGATTTTGTTGCCCGCGACCATGGAACTGGCCCGGCGCAGCGGTCGCCCTCCGTCAAGGCTGTTAATGCCCCTGGCCCTGGGCTGCCTGCTGGGCGGGCCGTTCACCGGGATTTCCACCCCGCCCAACATCCTGGCCACGGACGCCCTGCGCAACGCCGGTTACGCGCCCTTCGCCCTGCTGGACTTCACGCCCATCACCGCGGCCATCGTCGCGGCCGGGATCATCTTCGTGGTGCTCATCGGCCGCCGGATGCTGCCGACCCACAAGCCCGGACCGTCCGCGACGGGACAGCGGGGACGGTCTTCCGGGGCTTCCTACGAGATGGACTCCCATGTTTTCTCCATCACCATCCCGGCCGACTCCCCCCTGGACGGCCGCACCTTGGCCGAAAGCCGGATCGGCTCGGCCCTGTACCTGACCGTGGTGGCCCTGCAACGCAAGGGCATGTTGATGCTGGCCCCCAGGGCCACGGACGTGCTCGAGGCCGGAGACACCGTCATCGTACATGGGCAACCGGAACAGCTCCAACGCTTCCACGGCGACCAGCACCTGCGGGTGGAACCGCTTGGGCATCTGGACGCCCTGTTTTGCGAGCGCACGGCCATTGTCGAAGGCCATGTCGGCGAGCAGTCCCCTCTGGTCGGAACAACCCTGGCCCAAAGCGGCCTGCGGCGGGAGCATCTGGTCCAGGTGCTGCGCGTCCGCACGGTCGAGGGTCGGACCCTCAGGCATCCGCAGTATCACCGCTTCACTCCGGGAGACCGCCTCCTGCTCCAAGGGGAGCGGGAGCCTCTGGACAAGCTGGTTCAAAACGGGATTATCACGGACCCGATCCCGATTCAGACCGGCCCCTTGCGAAATTTGAGGGAAGCTTCCAATGAAAGTTCGGGCGAACTTCGGAGCGTGCTTCCGGGCGGCAAGGTCCACTTTCTGGCCGTGCGGGTGCCGGAGGGCTCGGTACTGGCCGGACGGGATCTGATGGACAGCCGGTTGGGCAACGCCTTCGGCCTGACCGTGGTCAGCATCCTGCGGGACGACGCCATGGTCTGCATGCCCGCGGCCAGTGAAATCGTCCGCCCCGGCGACCTGCTCGTGTTACAGGGCACGGAACGGGACCTGGAGCTGCTGCAAGGCTTGCAGGAACTGACCATCGCCGAGCAGGACAGCGAGCTGCTGGCCGAGCTGGAATCTCAACAGGTGGCCGTGACCGAAGTCCTGCTTTCACCGCGGACCTCCCTGGCCGGAAAGACCCTGGCCGATTTGATGTTTCGGGATCAGTACGGGGTCAGCGTCCTGGCCGTCTGGCGCAAGGGGCGGGCCCATCGGACCGGACTGCAGGACCTGCCCCTTCAGTTCGGGGACGCCCTGCTGGTCCACGGCCCCCGGCGCAGCCTGGAAGCCATTGCCCGCAATCCCGACTTTCTCGTGCTCGACCAGTCCGCGGCCCAGGCCCCGCGTCTGGAAAAGGCCCCCATCGCCGCGACGATCATGCTCAGCGTGGTGCTCAGCGCCATCTTCGGCCTGTTGCCCATTGCCATCGCCGCCCTGGTGGGCTCGACCCTGATGGTCCTCCTCAAATGCATCAGCATGGACGAGGCCTACCGAGCCATTGAGTGGAAGGTCGTCTTCTTGATAGCCTGCATGCTCCCCCTGGGCGTGGCCGTGGAAAACACCGGCGCGGCCCAGATGGGTGCCGAGGCTCTGCTCGCCGTGGTCGGAGACCTCGGCCCCCGCTGGGTGGTCGCGGCCCTGTTCCTGGCCACGGTGCTCGGCACCCAGGTCATCCCCACCGCTGCCCTGGTGGTCCTGATGGCCCCGGTGGCCCTGACTACCGCCGAAACCCTGGCCATCTCGCCCCAATTGCTGATGATGACCGTAGCCATGTCCGCCTCCTCCAGCTACGCCAGCCCGCTGTCCCATCCGGCCCACCTGCTGGTAATGAGTCCCGGCGGCTACCGCTTCGTGGACTACCTGAAACTGGGCGTTCCCCTGACCATCATCTCCATGCTGGTCTGCGTCTGGCTGCTGCCGGTTTTCTTTCCGGCATAG